A region of Patescibacteria group bacterium DNA encodes the following proteins:
- a CDS encoding MiaB/RimO family radical SAM methylthiotransferase has product MKELKKYFLRTYGCAANEKDSQDIKNILDDLGLAETKRFDKADMILLNSCSVRQAAEDKVYGVGLKLKKGSTLPPAGGGLNPNRIKPLVILTGCMVGSATGERKRYELSYLQKKIPWVDYFLNPTQTKEIPSILFKEGLISAIPVSQTIPFPFDGATSAYINISTGCDNFCSFCVVPYARGPEISHTKKEIVDEVKKLANKGFSEITLLGQNVNSWGLSAKEKSKLRAGSSHKLPFAQLLREIHKITEVKKISFLSSNPFDFTQDLIQTLKLPKMSRYIHIAVQSGDDTILKKMNRRHTAKEFINLIKEIRKTVPEIEIGTDLIVGFPGETEEQFINTVKMCQKLKFNVAYISMYSERLGTVAQKLYKNDVPLKEKRKRHKFLMGVVAMSRHCEACPERSEGTRRSNLNKIASPSRKLGIAMTR; this is encoded by the coding sequence ATGAAAGAGCTTAAAAAATACTTTTTGAGAACTTATGGTTGCGCGGCAAATGAAAAAGATTCGCAAGATATAAAAAACATATTGGACGACTTGGGTCTTGCCGAAACTAAAAGATTTGATAAAGCAGACATGATACTCCTAAACTCCTGTTCTGTGCGGCAAGCCGCCGAGGACAAAGTTTATGGCGTTGGTCTAAAACTCAAAAAGGGTTCAACCCTTCCGCCAGCTGGCGGAGGGTTGAACCCTAATAGAATTAAACCTTTGGTGATTCTAACCGGTTGTATGGTAGGTAGCGCTACCGGAGAAAGAAAAAGATACGAGCTTTCTTATCTGCAAAAGAAAATCCCTTGGGTTGACTATTTTCTAAACCCCACTCAAACAAAGGAAATTCCCAGCATTTTGTTTAAAGAAGGGCTTATTTCTGCCATTCCTGTGTCCCAAACCATTCCCTTCCCGTTTGACGGCGCAACGTCCGCATATATTAATATCTCAACCGGATGCGATAATTTTTGCAGTTTTTGTGTAGTTCCGTACGCTCGCGGACCCGAAATTAGCCACACCAAAAAAGAAATAGTGGACGAAGTAAAAAAACTTGCAAACAAGGGTTTTTCCGAAATAACGCTTTTGGGGCAAAATGTAAATTCGTGGGGGTTGTCCGCAAAAGAAAAAAGCAAATTGCGAGCAGGCTCTTCCCATAAACTCCCGTTTGCCCAACTTTTAAGAGAAATTCATAAAATTACCGAGGTTAAGAAAATAAGCTTTTTATCCTCAAACCCTTTTGATTTCACGCAAGATTTAATACAAACATTAAAACTTCCCAAAATGTCCCGTTATATCCACATAGCCGTTCAATCGGGAGACGATACGATATTAAAAAAAATGAATCGCAGACATACCGCAAAAGAGTTTATTAACTTAATAAAAGAAATTAGAAAAACCGTTCCTGAAATTGAGATTGGAACAGATTTAATTGTGGGATTTCCGGGCGAAACGGAAGAACAATTTATAAATACCGTAAAAATGTGCCAAAAACTTAAATTTAATGTAGCGTATATTTCAATGTACTCGGAACGACTGGGGACTGTGGCACAAAAATTGTATAAGAACGATGTTCCTCTAAAAGAAAAAAGGAAAAGACACAAATTTTTAATGGGGGTAGTTGCGATGTCCCGTCATTGCGAGGCTTGTCCCGAGCGTAGCGAGGGAACTAGACGAAGCAATCTCAATAAGATTGCTTCTCCCTCGCGAAAGCTCGGGATCGCAATGACGAGGTAG
- the miaA gene encoding tRNA (adenosine(37)-N6)-dimethylallyltransferase MiaA — protein sequence MNKTIVICGPTSTGKTSLAINLCKAFNGEIISADSRQIYKYMDIGTGKLPVDRPNPQIERFDGLWKISKIPIYMYDVVSPAKTYSVYDYSKKAKNELTSIQKRQKIPFIVGGTGFYIDVLTGRKSVANVPPNFALRTELEKNSLEDLQRTLKNLNEEEYKRVDLKNRARLVRSIEILKSKKSFFAVPPPNEEEVKVLLIGLTAPRTYLYEKADLWVEKIVGKGLILETKTLLDMGFSETIPMKGLVYSSAVEYLDEKITMEEMKQKIKWDIHGYIRRQLTWFNRNPEIMWFNIAKKGFDIEVLKTVQLFLYGH from the coding sequence ATGAATAAAACAATAGTAATTTGCGGACCTACAAGTACCGGAAAAACATCTTTGGCAATAAATTTATGCAAAGCTTTTAACGGCGAAATAATATCCGCAGATTCCCGCCAAATATACAAATATATGGATATAGGAACGGGAAAACTCCCCGTAGATAGACCAAATCCTCAAATAGAAAGGTTTGACGGATTGTGGAAGATATCCAAAATTCCTATTTATATGTACGATGTTGTCTCCCCCGCAAAAACTTATTCTGTATATGACTATTCTAAGAAAGCTAAAAATGAGCTTACAAGTATCCAAAAAAGACAAAAAATACCTTTTATTGTCGGCGGCACAGGTTTTTACATAGATGTTTTAACCGGAAGAAAATCTGTGGCTAATGTACCGCCTAACTTTGCATTAAGAACAGAACTTGAGAAAAACTCTTTGGAAGATCTGCAGAGAACATTAAAAAATCTAAATGAGGAGGAATATAAAAGAGTGGACTTAAAAAACAGAGCGCGTCTAGTACGTTCTATAGAGATACTAAAAAGCAAAAAGTCGTTTTTTGCCGTTCCTCCCCCTAATGAAGAGGAAGTAAAGGTGTTGTTAATAGGGCTTACCGCCCCAAGAACCTATTTATACGAGAAAGCGGATTTGTGGGTAGAAAAAATTGTGGGGAAAGGGCTTATCCTAGAAACCAAGACACTTTTGGATATGGGGTTCTCGGAAACTATTCCAATGAAAGGACTCGTTTATTCTTCCGCAGTTGAGTATTTAGATGAAAAAATAACCATGGAGGAGATGAAACAGAAAATAAAATGGGATATCCACGGATACATAAGACGCCAGCTTACTTGGTTTAACAGAAACCCCGAAATAATGTGGTTTAATATAGCCAAGAAAGGCTTTGACATTGAAGTTTTAAAAACGGTACAATTGTTCTTATATGGCCATTAA
- a CDS encoding AI-2E family transporter: protein MAIKKPSENYILISTKTIFMVVASAVLLWLFVQIKEILLLIFISLMLSLALAPFVEFLGKKKIPRGVAILIIYTVVLSILALVGVVALPPIIVQTTRFINSLPQILSTVGEVPFLSRVTTDLNNFLAEQFIGASGNVIKVTVGAFSGIVSAFSLMVFTAYLLLDLDNLRETFLFFLPAKPRKETAKVLKEIEYKLGAWLRGEFILMCVVGGATYVGLLLLGVEYAAPLALISGLLEVVPMIGPLISAVPGVIVGFSISPIMGLGVLGLYILIQQLENNFIVPKVMQRTVGFNPLITLLALLIGGKLFGVIGALLSVPITLIIVIVTKHVLEYE from the coding sequence ATGGCCATTAAAAAACCTTCTGAAAACTACATCTTAATTTCAACAAAAACTATTTTCATGGTCGTGGCAAGCGCGGTACTGTTGTGGCTTTTCGTGCAAATTAAAGAAATACTCCTTTTGATTTTTATTTCCTTAATGCTATCTCTGGCTTTAGCACCCTTTGTGGAGTTTTTGGGCAAGAAGAAAATACCAAGGGGTGTGGCTATTCTCATTATTTACACTGTTGTGCTTTCAATTCTAGCATTAGTTGGGGTAGTGGCCTTGCCCCCAATTATAGTTCAAACTACCCGTTTTATAAATTCTCTTCCTCAGATACTTTCAACCGTAGGCGAAGTTCCCTTTTTAAGCCGGGTTACTACCGACCTCAATAATTTTTTGGCGGAACAATTTATAGGGGCATCCGGTAATGTTATAAAAGTAACCGTGGGGGCTTTTTCTGGAATCGTGTCGGCGTTTTCGCTTATGGTTTTTACCGCCTACCTCCTTTTAGACTTAGACAATTTAAGAGAAACTTTTTTATTTTTTCTTCCCGCAAAACCTAGAAAAGAAACGGCAAAGGTATTAAAAGAAATAGAATATAAACTAGGGGCGTGGCTTAGAGGAGAGTTTATTCTAATGTGTGTTGTAGGTGGGGCAACTTATGTGGGTCTTTTGCTTTTAGGTGTGGAGTACGCCGCTCCCCTTGCTTTAATTTCAGGACTATTGGAAGTGGTTCCTATGATAGGCCCGCTTATTTCCGCCGTGCCCGGTGTAATAGTAGGCTTTTCAATTTCTCCCATAATGGGACTTGGGGTTTTAGGATTATACATTCTAATACAACAGCTGGAAAACAATTTCATTGTCCCAAAAGTTATGCAAAGAACCGTAGGGTTTAACCCTTTAATAACCTTATTGGCGCTTCTAATAGGCGGAAAACTTTTTGGCGTAATCGGCGCTCTTTTGTCGGTGCCCATAACTTTAATCATTGTCATTGTAACAAAACATGTTCTGGAATACGAATAA
- the rpmH gene encoding 50S ribosomal protein L34, with amino-acid sequence MPKRTYQPKKRKRVRKHGFLKRSSTKAGRNILKRRRLKGRTKTTVSDEKKPKK; translated from the coding sequence ATGCCGAAAAGAACTTATCAGCCAAAAAAGCGAAAAAGGGTTAGAAAACACGGTTTCTTAAAAAGAAGCTCAACAAAAGCTGGGCGCAATATACTTAAAAGAAGAAGATTAAAAGGTAGAACAAAAACCACAGTTTCTGATGAAAAGAAGCCTAAAAAATAA
- a CDS encoding ribonuclease P protein component, whose protein sequence is MLAKKYLLNKKEVFLLKQRGKPIYKTDFFNVIALKIPDENILKFTFIISKKASKKAVERNRAKRMLAKAIQVNLGKFNKGYHIGFYLNEKIITADYEEIYNLVTQKISKISLL, encoded by the coding sequence GTGCTTGCTAAAAAATATCTTTTAAATAAAAAAGAGGTTTTCTTATTAAAACAAAGGGGTAAACCTATTTATAAAACGGATTTTTTTAATGTTATCGCCCTAAAAATTCCCGACGAAAATATTTTAAAATTTACATTTATTATATCAAAAAAAGCAAGCAAAAAGGCGGTTGAAAGAAACCGCGCCAAAAGAATGCTTGCAAAAGCAATACAGGTAAACTTAGGCAAATTTAACAAAGGCTATCATATTGGTTTTTATCTAAACGAAAAAATAATAACTGCGGATTATGAAGAAATTTATAATTTGGTTACTCAAAAAATATCAAAAATATCTCTCCTTTGA
- the yidD gene encoding membrane protein insertion efficiency factor YidD gives MKKFIIWLLKKYQKYLSFDTGVPKKLIPALHICRFIPTCSQYTIEAVEKYGTVKGLYLGFKRIIRCNPFNKGGFDPLKQ, from the coding sequence ATGAAGAAATTTATAATTTGGTTACTCAAAAAATATCAAAAATATCTCTCCTTTGATACTGGTGTACCAAAAAAATTAATTCCCGCCCTACATATTTGCAGGTTTATTCCCACCTGCTCGCAGTACACTATTGAAGCGGTGGAAAAATATGGTACAGTTAAAGGATTATATTTAGGGTTTAAAAGGATAATTAGGTGCAATCCCTTTAATAAAGGGGGGTTTGACCCGTTAAAACAATGA
- a CDS encoding YidC/Oxa1 family membrane protein insertase yields MSETRAVLPIISFFKVLIYIPILNVLVFFYAFFGHNLALAIAALTVLIRAVLIPVTLPSLKGAAKQRELAPQLSALKKKYGANKTTLAQEQMKLYKEHGFNPAAGCLPQIVQLLLLIVLYQVLIDIFRHNPAYFNEMLYFPFLKFSQADVFNTTFFYIDLAKKDPYYVLPILAGLSQLVLSKITMPQAKKMEKLAEKTPDKQDDVMYNMQKQMIYMMPIMTVFIGISLPSGLVLYWFLTTVFGIAQQWILNKRLLKK; encoded by the coding sequence ATGAGTGAAACACGAGCAGTCTTGCCAATAATATCATTTTTTAAAGTGCTTATTTATATACCTATACTTAATGTCTTGGTATTCTTCTACGCCTTTTTTGGGCATAACCTAGCCCTAGCCATTGCCGCCTTAACCGTTTTAATAAGAGCCGTATTAATCCCTGTTACATTGCCCTCTCTCAAAGGCGCGGCAAAACAAAGAGAGCTTGCCCCCCAACTTTCCGCTCTCAAAAAAAAGTATGGGGCCAATAAAACAACTTTAGCCCAAGAACAAATGAAACTTTATAAAGAACACGGGTTTAACCCCGCCGCGGGATGTTTGCCTCAAATAGTTCAACTTCTCCTCCTAATTGTGCTATATCAAGTACTGATTGATATTTTTAGACACAACCCCGCCTACTTTAACGAAATGCTGTATTTTCCATTTCTAAAATTCTCTCAAGCGGATGTTTTTAATACCACATTCTTTTACATAGATTTGGCAAAAAAAGACCCTTATTATGTACTGCCAATACTTGCAGGGCTATCTCAACTAGTATTATCAAAAATAACTATGCCCCAAGCAAAAAAAATGGAAAAGTTGGCGGAAAAAACCCCTGACAAGCAAGACGATGTTATGTATAATATGCAAAAGCAGATGATTTATATGATGCCTATAATGACAGTTTTTATAGGTATCTCTTTGCCATCGGGGTTGGTTCTATACTGGTTTTTAACGACGGTGTTTGGAATTGCGCAACAATGGATACTGAACAAAAGACTATTGAAAAAATAG
- a CDS encoding KH domain-containing protein — translation MDTEQKTIEKIAKELLKNMGLKGKVSVTDDKGHFLVNIEGENLGILIGYHGETLNAFQLILGMGVYRKLDKWVKILVDVGNYRKEREEKLAEIAGTSAQKARFLQKNVELRPMSPYERMLVHSAVSKIEGVKSESVGEGRERHIVISPS, via the coding sequence ATGGATACTGAACAAAAGACTATTGAAAAAATAGCCAAGGAGCTATTAAAAAATATGGGGCTTAAAGGCAAGGTTAGTGTTACTGATGACAAGGGACATTTCTTGGTAAACATTGAAGGGGAAAATTTAGGCATTTTAATCGGCTACCACGGCGAAACTTTAAACGCGTTTCAACTTATACTGGGTATGGGCGTATATCGAAAATTAGATAAATGGGTTAAGATTTTAGTGGATGTGGGTAACTATAGGAAAGAAAGGGAAGAGAAACTTGCCGAAATAGCCGGGACTTCCGCCCAAAAAGCGCGATTTTTGCAAAAAAATGTGGAACTGCGTCCAATGAGTCCTTACGAGAGAATGCTTGTTCACTCCGCAGTCTCAAAAATAGAGGGCGTTAAATCGGAAAGCGTTGGGGAGGGGAGAGAACGGCATATAGTTATAAGTCCGTCTTAA
- the dnaN gene encoding DNA polymerase III subunit beta yields the protein MKFTVLHSDLLKGINVVSKAVSFRGSLPILGNILIQSDAGRLKLCATDLDKSITTWVGGKIDSEGAITVPAKILGEFVSNLPPAQIEGSVENFLLTLKSQKAVAVFNGTSAEEFPIPQNLAKGDFNIKISTKDFQEALSEVYFAAATDESRPILTGVYLAKAGKNLSLVAVDGFRLSERTLKIESETGDPKPAKNVVIPARTLLEISRLAQGTADTLTIAIVETENLAIFESEDLIATTRILEGEFPDYKKIIPKDKKIKIQVSTVELFNAIKIANVFAKDSANVVKIAVKPEGLFVSSETAEVGSNKTFVDAKVEGEKTEIIFDGKFLNDFLSNVKSEELIIETEGAVNPVLFKPKDRTNYIHIIMPRRP from the coding sequence ATGAAATTCACCGTATTGCATAGCGATTTATTAAAAGGAATAAATGTGGTTAGTAAAGCCGTTTCTTTTAGAGGTTCTTTGCCCATACTAGGCAATATTTTAATACAAAGCGACGCCGGCAGACTAAAACTTTGCGCAACCGACCTTGATAAAAGCATTACCACCTGGGTAGGCGGAAAAATTGATAGCGAAGGGGCAATTACCGTTCCCGCCAAAATCTTGGGCGAATTTGTTTCCAACCTCCCCCCCGCGCAAATTGAAGGTAGCGTAGAAAACTTTTTATTAACTTTAAAATCCCAAAAAGCCGTCGCCGTATTTAATGGAACCTCTGCCGAAGAATTCCCAATCCCTCAAAATTTAGCCAAAGGGGATTTTAATATAAAAATATCCACTAAAGATTTCCAAGAAGCGTTGTCGGAAGTGTATTTTGCCGCAGCAACGGACGAATCAAGACCAATACTAACCGGTGTTTATCTTGCTAAGGCAGGCAAAAATCTAAGTCTAGTTGCCGTGGACGGGTTTAGGCTTTCGGAAAGAACTTTAAAAATAGAAAGTGAAACGGGAGATCCAAAACCAGCCAAAAATGTGGTTATTCCCGCAAGAACTTTGCTTGAAATTTCCCGTCTTGCCCAAGGCACAGCGGACACCCTTACTATAGCCATTGTAGAAACCGAAAACCTGGCGATTTTTGAAAGCGAAGATTTGATTGCCACTACAAGAATTTTGGAAGGGGAGTTTCCCGATTACAAAAAAATAATCCCTAAAGATAAAAAGATTAAAATACAAGTTTCAACGGTGGAACTTTTTAACGCCATTAAAATTGCTAATGTTTTTGCCAAAGATTCCGCTAATGTGGTTAAAATTGCCGTTAAACCGGAAGGGCTATTTGTGTCAAGCGAAACGGCGGAGGTGGGGAGCAATAAAACTTTTGTGGACGCAAAAGTAGAAGGAGAAAAAACCGAAATAATTTTTGACGGCAAATTTTTAAACGATTTTTTAAGCAATGTTAAAAGCGAGGAGCTTATTATAGAAACCGAAGGGGCGGTAAATCCTGTTTTGTTTAAACCTAAAGACCGAACTAATTATATCCATATAATAATGCCCCGCCGCCCGTAA